One genomic segment of Marinitoga piezophila KA3 includes these proteins:
- a CDS encoding extracellular solute-binding protein, producing MKKVLFLFVILFTVSIMMAEELVIFHAGSLTNVLNAVAREFEKENPGVKVKLMGSGSLVVARKITELGQRADLAFVADYTIIPKFFFDKYADYNVVFSSNSMIIAYNDKSKYSKEINEKNWYEILFKNGVKFGHSNPDLDPCGYRTLMTMQLAEKYYNLPGIYDKFLKTKNRMVLKKSIDLIAYLEANEMDYAFLYKSEAFQHNLKYIELPEEIDLSSLKYEENYKTAFVEVPGKSGKKIKIYGKPINYGFTLLKNAPHRNLAIEFVKFMYSEKGKEIFKNMGMELFANVDRPKNLPEEFKELWGY from the coding sequence ATGAAAAAAGTGTTATTTTTATTCGTTATTCTTTTTACCGTATCTATTATGATGGCAGAAGAATTGGTAATTTTTCATGCAGGTTCTTTGACCAATGTATTAAATGCAGTTGCCAGAGAATTTGAAAAGGAAAATCCTGGAGTAAAGGTGAAGCTAATGGGATCAGGTAGTCTTGTTGTTGCAAGAAAAATTACAGAATTAGGTCAAAGAGCAGATCTGGCATTTGTGGCAGATTATACAATAATACCAAAATTCTTTTTTGATAAATATGCTGATTATAACGTTGTTTTCTCTTCAAACAGCATGATTATAGCGTATAACGATAAATCGAAATATAGTAAAGAAATAAATGAAAAAAACTGGTATGAAATACTATTTAAAAATGGAGTTAAATTTGGTCACTCCAATCCTGATCTTGATCCATGTGGTTATAGAACATTAATGACAATGCAATTAGCGGAAAAATATTACAATCTTCCAGGAATATACGATAAATTTCTTAAAACAAAAAATCGTATGGTGTTAAAAAAATCTATAGATTTAATAGCATATCTTGAAGCAAATGAAATGGATTATGCATTTTTATATAAATCAGAAGCATTTCAGCATAATTTAAAGTATATAGAATTGCCTGAAGAAATAGATCTTTCATCTTTGAAGTATGAAGAAAATTATAAAACAGCATTTGTAGAAGTGCCAGGAAAATCAGGAAAGAAGATAAAAATATATGGAAAACCTATTAATTATGGTTTTACATTATTAAAGAATGCACCACATAGAAATCTTGCAATTGAATTTGTTAAATTTATGTATTCTGAAAAGGGAAAGGAAATATTTAAAAATATGGGAATGGAATTATTTGCAAATGTAGACAGACCTAAAAATCTTCCAGAAGAATTTAAGGAATTGTGGGGTTATTGA
- a CDS encoding ATP-binding cassette domain-containing protein, giving the protein MKIQIENLEIAIDAFKLTVKEMNIKSGEYVYILGPTGSGKTVFLEILAGFLSPDEGRIYFEGKNVINIPPEKRNIGFMYQNYHLFPHLNVRKNIEFGTRMRNNYDKDFINYLCEKLGIIKLLNRKVQKLSGGEKQRVALARALAIKPSLLLLDEPLSAVDAHTKNEILKLLHELNQEYNLTTIHVTHDEKEIINNSPVYIIKDGELKKRCLNVQAHNNIY; this is encoded by the coding sequence TTGAAGATACAAATAGAAAATCTGGAAATAGCTATTGATGCATTTAAATTAACAGTAAAAGAGATGAATATAAAGTCAGGAGAATATGTATATATACTTGGTCCTACAGGATCAGGAAAAACTGTATTTCTTGAAATACTTGCAGGTTTTTTAAGTCCAGATGAAGGAAGGATATATTTTGAGGGAAAAAATGTAATAAATATTCCACCTGAAAAACGCAACATAGGGTTTATGTATCAAAACTATCATCTTTTTCCTCATTTAAATGTAAGAAAAAATATAGAATTTGGAACAAGAATGAGAAATAATTACGATAAAGATTTTATAAATTATCTCTGTGAAAAGCTGGGGATAATAAAATTACTCAATAGAAAAGTTCAAAAGCTTTCTGGAGGCGAAAAGCAGAGAGTAGCTTTAGCAAGAGCACTTGCTATAAAACCTTCGTTATTATTGTTGGATGAACCTCTTTCAGCTGTAGATGCACACACAAAAAATGAAATTCTTAAATTATTGCATGAATTAAATCAGGAATATAATTTAACCACCATACATGTAACTCATGATGAAAAAGAAATTATAAATAATAGTCCTGTATATATTATAAAAGATGGAGAATTAAAGAAGAGGTGTTTAAATGTTCAAGCACATAATAATATTTATTAG
- a CDS encoding ABC transporter permease gives MFKHIIIFISIIFVLAVTLPFIVVFLNVDFNLLIEISKSPEFLDAVETTFLAGFTATFIAIIFGIPFAYAITRYNFPFKSILEAIVDIPQTIPHTAAGIALLMTLGRASTIGKIADNFGISFVQTFWGVVAAMGFLSFSIFVNSVKEGFRKLDIRYEKVARSLGATPSKVFFLISIPMVKHEIITGALLMWARGISEFGAVAILAYYPMTLSVLTYDRFQGYGLKQSLALTALIFIMSMIIFVVIRVIQNLWKYSETR, from the coding sequence ATGTTCAAGCACATAATAATATTTATTAGCATAATATTTGTTCTGGCAGTAACCCTTCCATTTATAGTTGTTTTTTTAAATGTTGATTTTAATTTATTAATTGAAATATCAAAAAGCCCGGAATTCTTAGATGCTGTTGAAACAACATTTCTTGCTGGATTTACTGCAACGTTTATAGCAATAATATTTGGAATTCCTTTTGCATATGCAATAACCAGATATAATTTTCCATTTAAATCAATTCTTGAAGCTATTGTAGATATACCACAAACAATTCCGCATACTGCAGCAGGTATTGCATTATTAATGACGCTTGGAAGAGCTTCAACTATTGGTAAAATTGCAGATAATTTTGGAATATCCTTTGTTCAAACATTCTGGGGTGTAGTTGCCGCTATGGGATTTTTGAGTTTTAGTATATTTGTTAATTCTGTAAAAGAAGGTTTTAGAAAACTGGATATTAGATATGAAAAAGTGGCACGTTCCCTTGGAGCAACGCCATCAAAGGTATTTTTTCTTATTTCAATTCCAATGGTAAAACATGAAATTATAACTGGAGCATTATTAATGTGGGCAAGAGGTATATCTGAATTTGGTGCTGTAGCAATTCTGGCATATTATCCAATGACATTATCTGTTTTAACCTATGATAGATTTCAGGGATATGGATTAAAACAATCTCTTGCGCTTACAGCTTTAATTTTTATAATGTCAATGATTATATTTGTAGTAATAAGGGTTATACAAAATCTCTGGAAATATTCTGAAACGAGGTAA
- the moaA gene encoding GTP 3',8-cyclase MoaA: MYVDKFNRKIKYVRLSITDRCNFRCIYCMGENTEFLPENALLSLEEIEKLVKTLKDMKIEKIRITGGEPTIRTDIIEIAKVINKYYSGFSITTNGAMLSNIVEDLKKYGLDSVNLSLDSLNEKNFLKITRRNMLKNTLEGLYKTLEIGVPVKLNTVVQKENFDEIHDLIEFSAKLKIPIRFIELMPIGTEYNEDEFVKEDEVKAKIQEKYTLEKIQKKFGYGPSNYYRIKELNSYVGFISAITHNFCSTCNKIRISSDGNIYPCLAFDYHVPIKDVINDEEKLKERIEFAISKKPKQHFLTELRKKTPMHKMGG; the protein is encoded by the coding sequence ATGTATGTAGATAAATTTAACAGAAAAATAAAATATGTAAGACTTTCAATAACCGATAGATGTAATTTTAGATGTATATATTGTATGGGAGAAAATACAGAATTTCTTCCAGAAAATGCGTTATTGTCTTTAGAGGAAATAGAGAAGTTGGTAAAAACATTAAAAGATATGAAAATTGAAAAGATAAGAATTACCGGTGGTGAACCTACCATCAGGACGGATATTATAGAAATTGCAAAGGTTATAAATAAATATTATTCTGGTTTTAGTATTACAACCAATGGAGCTATGCTTTCAAATATAGTTGAAGATTTGAAAAAATATGGATTGGATTCTGTAAATCTCAGTTTGGATTCATTAAATGAAAAAAACTTTTTAAAGATTACACGAAGAAATATGTTGAAAAATACATTAGAAGGATTATACAAAACTTTAGAAATAGGCGTTCCTGTAAAGTTAAATACAGTAGTGCAAAAGGAAAATTTTGATGAAATACATGATTTAATAGAATTTTCAGCAAAATTGAAAATACCTATAAGATTTATAGAACTTATGCCTATAGGAACCGAATATAATGAAGATGAGTTTGTAAAAGAAGATGAAGTAAAAGCAAAAATACAGGAAAAGTATACTCTGGAAAAAATTCAAAAAAAATTTGGATATGGTCCATCAAATTACTATAGAATAAAAGAATTAAACTCATATGTTGGATTTATTTCAGCAATAACACATAACTTCTGCTCTACATGTAATAAAATTAGAATTTCTTCAGATGGAAATATATATCCATGTTTAGCCTTTGATTATCATGTTCCAATAAAGGATGTAATTAACGATGAAGAAAAATTAAAGGAAAGAATTGAATTTGCAATTTCTAAAAAACCAAAACAACATTTTTTAACAGAACTAAGAAAAAAGACACCTATGCATAAGATGGGGGGATAA
- the moaC gene encoding cyclic pyranopterin monophosphate synthase MoaC, which yields MNLSHIDENGNVQMVDVSQKKSTLRIAKAHAKITMKKETLEAIISGKITKGNVLTTAKVAGIMGAKKTSELIPMCHNIFISKIDVEFKIDKKNNSIEIFSLAKTESQTGIEMEALTAASISALTIYDMCKAMDKGMEISEVYLMEKSGGKSGHYIREEKR from the coding sequence TTGAATTTATCGCATATTGATGAAAATGGAAATGTACAAATGGTTGATGTAAGCCAGAAAAAAAGCACTTTAAGAATAGCAAAAGCGCATGCGAAAATAACCATGAAAAAAGAGACGCTGGAAGCAATTATAAGCGGAAAGATAACTAAAGGTAATGTTTTAACAACAGCAAAAGTAGCAGGGATTATGGGGGCTAAAAAAACTTCAGAATTAATTCCAATGTGCCATAATATATTTATTTCAAAGATAGACGTTGAATTTAAAATAGATAAAAAAAACAATTCAATAGAAATATTCTCTTTGGCAAAGACAGAATCACAAACGGGAATTGAAATGGAGGCATTAACAGCGGCTTCCATAAGTGCTTTGACAATATATGATATGTGTAAGGCAATGGATAAAGGAATGGAAATATCAGAAGTATATTTAATGGAAAAATCTGGTGGAAAAAGCGGTCATTATATAAGGGAGGAAAAGAGATGA
- a CDS encoding MogA/MoaB family molybdenum cofactor biosynthesis protein — translation MKYFILTLSDKGSKGEREDLSGKEIEKLMDSINAEKAGYKILPDEKELIAEELRNLVKEDIDLILTTGGTGLTTRDVTPEATLEVIERRIYGMEMAMIIEALKHTPHGMLSRAVVGIANKTLIINLPGSPRAVRENLAVLLPAIPHAVEKINDSPVECGNEE, via the coding sequence ATGAAGTATTTTATCCTGACATTAAGCGATAAAGGTTCTAAGGGAGAAAGAGAGGATTTAAGCGGAAAAGAAATAGAGAAATTAATGGATAGCATAAATGCAGAAAAGGCAGGATATAAAATATTGCCAGATGAAAAGGAATTAATTGCAGAAGAATTAAGAAACCTGGTAAAAGAAGATATTGACCTTATTTTAACAACTGGAGGTACTGGATTAACAACAAGGGATGTAACCCCGGAAGCAACACTTGAAGTAATAGAAAGAAGGATATATGGAATGGAAATGGCAATGATAATTGAGGCATTAAAACATACGCCTCATGGAATGCTTTCAAGGGCTGTAGTTGGAATAGCAAATAAAACATTAATTATAAATTTGCCGGGAAGTCCAAGGGCCGTAAGGGAAAACCTTGCAGTATTATTGCCAGCAATTCCACATGCTGTGGAAAAAATAAATGACTCACCGGTAGAATGTGGCAACGAGGAGTGA
- the glp gene encoding gephyrin-like molybdotransferase Glp encodes MKKRFQKFVPRTEIYENFIDKLNITTSVIEKHVSESFGFAVAEDIYAPENIPGFDKATIDGYAVKAADTFGASDGNPALLKIVGEVFMGKEYDGKPINPGECVKIPTGGMLPEGADACVMIENTSQIGKRVEIYKSVAPGENIIKKDEDVKKDSIVLKKGERINIGHIHNLMSLGITKVKVYQKPTICIIPTGDEVVEPEKDRKLTQIRDGNSYALMAWLKSYGYNVKRHPLVKDNPDEFKKGVEWGLENGDIVIISGGSSLGARDYALSTIEHFGEVLYNGVQVKPGKPVIFGKTENKVILGLPGNPTSFVVSSYLFLFPIIRKVAGNIDYLPKPDSIVRISTNVPAAQGRERFVFVRLEYTEKGFIAHPILGESGLASPFRMADGVVRIPLGKEGLYKDEECEFYRF; translated from the coding sequence ATGAAAAAAAGATTTCAGAAATTTGTTCCAAGAACAGAAATATATGAAAATTTTATTGATAAACTTAATATAACAACATCTGTAATTGAAAAACATGTATCAGAAAGTTTCGGATTTGCAGTTGCAGAGGATATATATGCACCGGAAAACATTCCAGGATTTGATAAGGCTACTATAGATGGTTATGCTGTAAAAGCTGCAGATACATTTGGAGCCTCCGATGGAAATCCAGCATTATTAAAAATAGTTGGAGAAGTATTTATGGGAAAAGAATATGACGGGAAACCTATTAATCCTGGAGAATGTGTAAAAATTCCAACAGGAGGAATGCTCCCAGAAGGTGCTGATGCATGTGTAATGATAGAAAATACCAGTCAAATAGGTAAACGTGTTGAAATATATAAATCTGTAGCACCAGGTGAAAATATAATAAAAAAAGATGAAGATGTAAAAAAAGACTCTATAGTCTTAAAAAAAGGTGAAAGAATAAACATTGGACATATTCATAATTTAATGAGTTTGGGAATCACAAAAGTAAAGGTTTATCAAAAACCTACAATATGTATTATTCCAACAGGAGATGAAGTGGTAGAACCTGAAAAGGATAGGAAGTTAACACAAATAAGAGATGGTAATTCTTATGCATTAATGGCATGGCTAAAAAGTTATGGATATAATGTAAAAAGGCATCCGTTGGTGAAAGATAATCCTGATGAGTTTAAAAAAGGTGTAGAATGGGGATTGGAAAACGGTGATATAGTGATAATATCAGGTGGAAGTTCTTTAGGAGCAAGGGATTATGCGTTATCAACAATAGAACATTTTGGTGAAGTGTTATATAATGGCGTTCAGGTGAAGCCAGGTAAACCGGTAATATTTGGCAAAACAGAAAATAAGGTAATTCTCGGATTACCGGGAAATCCAACATCCTTTGTTGTGAGTTCATATTTATTTTTATTTCCAATAATAAGAAAGGTTGCCGGGAATATAGATTATCTTCCAAAACCAGATTCTATTGTAAGAATTAGCACTAATGTTCCTGCAGCACAGGGAAGAGAAAGGTTTGTATTTGTGCGATTGGAATATACGGAAAAAGGTTTTATTGCACATCCTATTCTTGGAGAATCAGGATTGGCATCGCCGTTTAGAATGGCGGATG